A genomic segment from Candidatus Poribacteria bacterium encodes:
- a CDS encoding sialate O-acetylesterase, with translation MELILLFFIGFLPLLIGSIAYAEVTLPRVFGSNMVLQRNMQAPIWGWAPPGEEITITLSAEAEDVEPIATTTTVVDANGNWQAKLPAMAAGGPYTLRITGSNTLELTNVLFGEVWVCSGQSNMEWPVSASNDSEEEIAAAMYPKVRLFHIPRVPSGLPQQDVEADWYETTPETIPNFSAVAYYFGRKLYKNLDVPIGLINTSWGGTLIEPWTPPVGLAGVPALTSINKEVENIQANYRSQLPEKINTIEAWIAETRKALETEAQLKPMPDNTHPLMDQGRPTALYNGMVHPIVPYAIRGALWYQGESNHQDGMIYHEKMKALINGWREIWGQGDFPFYFVQLAPFNYGNQDGSQFFLPQIWEAQTATLALPNTGMAVTTDIGNPRDVHPRNKQGVGRRLALWALAKDYGRDDVTYSGPLYKSMVVEGNTIRLTFDHVGSGLTSRDEKPLTWFQIAGEDKEFVEAQATIDGDTVVVSSDAIANPVAVRFGWHQSAEPNFVNKEGLPASPFRTHPW, from the coding sequence ATGGAACTAATTCTGCTGTTTTTCATCGGTTTTCTACCACTTCTCATCGGAAGTATCGCTTACGCCGAGGTCACATTGCCGCGTGTCTTCGGCAGCAACATGGTGCTGCAGCGTAACATGCAGGCACCTATCTGGGGGTGGGCACCCCCAGGCGAAGAGATTACGATAACACTCAGTGCTGAAGCCGAAGATGTCGAACCGATTGCAACAACAACCACAGTTGTCGACGCTAATGGCAATTGGCAAGCTAAACTCCCCGCTATGGCAGCTGGGGGTCCCTACACACTCCGAATCACAGGTAGTAACACCCTCGAACTGACGAACGTGCTTTTCGGTGAAGTCTGGGTCTGTTCCGGGCAGTCAAACATGGAATGGCCCGTAAGTGCCTCAAATGATAGCGAGGAAGAGATCGCCGCGGCGATGTATCCGAAGGTCCGACTGTTCCATATCCCACGAGTCCCGTCAGGCTTACCTCAGCAAGATGTAGAGGCGGATTGGTACGAAACTACACCAGAGACGATCCCGAATTTTTCCGCTGTCGCCTACTATTTCGGGCGGAAACTCTATAAGAATCTTGATGTTCCGATCGGGCTAATTAACACGTCGTGGGGCGGGACCCTCATCGAACCGTGGACACCGCCTGTGGGTCTCGCTGGTGTGCCTGCACTTACGTCTATAAACAAGGAAGTCGAAAACATACAGGCGAACTATCGCTCACAACTCCCAGAGAAAATAAACACGATAGAAGCGTGGATAGCCGAGACCCGTAAAGCGTTAGAAACCGAGGCACAGCTTAAACCGATGCCTGACAATACGCATCCGTTAATGGATCAAGGGAGACCGACGGCACTCTACAATGGTATGGTGCATCCGATCGTTCCTTACGCCATACGCGGTGCGCTCTGGTATCAAGGCGAATCGAACCATCAGGACGGTATGATCTATCACGAGAAGATGAAGGCACTCATCAACGGGTGGCGCGAGATCTGGGGACAAGGAGATTTCCCTTTCTATTTCGTGCAACTCGCGCCGTTCAATTACGGTAATCAAGACGGCAGCCAGTTTTTCCTGCCGCAAATCTGGGAAGCACAAACCGCAACATTAGCACTCCCAAATACCGGTATGGCTGTGACAACCGACATCGGTAATCCGAGAGATGTTCATCCCCGAAATAAACAGGGAGTCGGTAGACGGCTGGCGTTGTGGGCACTTGCAAAGGACTACGGCAGAGATGATGTGACATATTCCGGCCCGCTCTACAAATCAATGGTGGTCGAAGGAAACACAATCCGACTTACTTTTGATCATGTCGGTAGTGGTTTAACCTCGCGAGATGAAAAACCGCTCACATGGTTCCAAATCGCCGGTGAAGATAAGGAATTCGTCGAGGCGCAAGCAACAATTGATGGCGATACGGTTGTCGTCTCCAGCGATGCCATCGCAAATCCGGTCGCAGTCCGATTCGGATGGCATCAGAGCGCGGAACCGAATTTCGTGAACAAAGAAGGGTTACCCGCATCACCGTTTCGTACACATCCGTGGTAA
- a CDS encoding mandelate racemase/muconate lactonizing enzyme family protein, with translation MKITAIKTFMARFGNRPRGLIKVETDEGLYGWGEAYSTGPDLSVEPIADYIFEMIQGDDPRRIEYIMMKLHQQFRFPAGGAGLAVISAVDHALWDISGKAAGVPVYMLLGGHARDRIRIYRGIGGRDGIEAADQAHKLHEEWGFTAFKTSPYQLDPDADRWGRVCDAATTYFEQIRNNTPTDWEFAFDPHAKIFEPIRALQLANALAPYDPYFYEEPLRPEHIPAWARLRAQMQVPLATGESLYTRFEFLDLIAAQGADIIQPDVCVCGGLLEMRKIAAIAEAHYVSVAPHNPMGPLATAVNVHFAAATPNFKILEYLLPTETEWNDWVDEPYLPKDGYLELRDRPGLGVEVNEAAITDNEYIHWQRTCPIRPDGSTGYI, from the coding sequence ATGAAAATCACTGCTATCAAAACCTTTATGGCACGCTTCGGCAATCGACCCCGCGGCCTCATCAAAGTCGAAACAGATGAAGGTCTCTACGGGTGGGGTGAAGCCTACTCTACGGGTCCCGACCTCTCTGTTGAACCGATTGCTGATTACATCTTTGAGATGATTCAAGGCGACGATCCGAGACGGATTGAGTATATTATGATGAAACTGCATCAGCAGTTCCGTTTCCCCGCGGGCGGTGCCGGGCTTGCTGTCATTTCTGCTGTTGATCATGCGTTGTGGGACATCAGTGGAAAGGCAGCGGGTGTGCCAGTCTATATGCTCCTCGGTGGACACGCTCGTGACCGTATCCGTATCTATCGCGGCATCGGTGGCAGAGACGGTATCGAAGCCGCCGATCAGGCACACAAACTTCATGAAGAGTGGGGCTTCACCGCTTTCAAGACGAGTCCTTATCAACTCGATCCTGATGCAGATCGGTGGGGACGTGTCTGTGATGCTGCCACTACCTATTTTGAGCAAATTCGGAATAACACCCCGACAGATTGGGAATTCGCCTTCGATCCGCACGCCAAAATCTTCGAGCCGATTCGCGCACTCCAACTCGCAAACGCACTCGCACCTTACGACCCGTATTTCTACGAGGAACCGCTCCGACCTGAGCATATACCTGCCTGGGCGCGCCTACGTGCCCAGATGCAAGTGCCGCTTGCAACAGGGGAGTCCCTCTATACACGTTTCGAGTTTCTGGATCTCATCGCAGCGCAGGGTGCTGACATCATTCAGCCGGACGTTTGTGTCTGTGGTGGGTTGCTGGAAATGCGGAAAATCGCCGCAATCGCCGAGGCACACTATGTCAGTGTTGCCCCCCACAACCCGATGGGACCGCTCGCAACGGCTGTTAATGTCCACTTCGCCGCCGCAACCCCAAATTTCAAGATACTTGAATATCTGCTGCCCACTGAAACCGAATGGAACGATTGGGTAGACGAACCTTATCTACCAAAAGATGGGTATTTGGAATTGCGAGACCGTCCCGGCTTGGGTGTAGAGGTCAACGAAGCGGCGATCACGGACAATGAATACATCCACTGGCAGCGCACCTGTCCCATCCGTCCCGATGGTTCAACTGGCTACATTTAA